In Choristoneura fumiferana chromosome 27, NRCan_CFum_1, whole genome shotgun sequence, the sequence aaacagccccttcaTGTGAGTTAAattatagtaagtaggtacaggaTTTTTTGACACCTTGTATGTAGAGGTCGTCTCTATCTATTCGTATTTGGCCGCTCGCAGAATTCCACGTCCAGGCCCTCTCGGTTGCTTTAGTCTTGCGACGgaaagtgataaaaaaaaagaaaaaaaaactttatgttGTTCTTAACTGTTCCAGGCTTGTTCGGAGTGCTAGGGCTCCTCCTGTACCCCTGGGGTTGGGGCTCTACTCGCGTCCGGAAGCTCTGCGGAGAAAACTCCGAGCCCTACTTGCCAGGAGACTGCTCCATTGGTAAACCATCTCAATTACTTACAAATCTAGTGCATgcatataatacaatacagtgACTTTTTAATGtcgggttctgccttttcgcagaattattgtttgccaaatgtttcatttgccaactgtttcatttcccgaCCCTCACGGTGACCCATccatgggacaactcaatgggactagtgggatagacggatttttttccgaaaccgattttttttctcggtgtattttcttatgcttttatagaacaaaTTAAGTTAGCTTAAGTTAGGTTAGTGAGACATACGTGAATAtaaacatacatagactgctaaaatcattacctTTCCTTATGGCATTGCCGTCATTTTGCAttgaagtacagtcaacaaaatgtacagccagcaaaaaaatcttgtattaaaaattacattaaaaaacaacttttgtTTTACAGGATGGTCCCTCTTtgtaattgggatgtcccaatttttgacaacatataataaatcgaaaaccatttggagaaataggctttgtgaagcgttttcagaaataagattccaaaaatgtgataaactgaattaaataaacaaaatttaagtaatgaccctcatttgacccctgcagtgtcccgtcacaaagttagcaaattgacaatttgaaatgttcctgtcctgcttataatagcaaagagtgataaagctagaactttaatcacatgatgcgcacccggccttaaacagttgtcatttatcgtaaagtccgaaatgtatatgagtatttccaatgtatttttacaaattaaattattaaattactatgttacaagtaaatacaaaataattgaaatatcaggtaataaaaaatatctatttactatcacaccattaaataaacaggaataatcgaagctaaaagaagagagatAAATAACACTATTTGTCACGGTtaatttaggaccctaagccgtgcttgaattattgtcaaattgtaatgccacagattatgttatgtacgacctgaatttttctaggcaatggaacgtggctgtctcactgtgacgtcatacagcgtatttcgtaaaaaaaaatgaaaaaaattaaatactcatccaaattcaaaatcaatgaaaacggTATCTTAAAAtgtcctattctttccaaaaataaaataaaaactattaataggttttttttttggtgcatcctaATTGTGGCAATCCAGGCCGGGTCGTTATCGCCTATACCCCCTAAAacccgccattttgttttacagGATGGTCCCTCTTTGTAACAGCAACAGGGGTAGCCCAGATATTTCTCGCAAGCGCCCTCTCCAAAAGTGCGGACAGAGCGGCAAACTCTGACAAGGTGCAATTCCAAATGGACGAAGGCAAACAGCTGATCTGCCTGGCTTGATGGGTACAAAGGGAGTAACGCCCAGTCGAGGACATACATTATCTTTACACTTAGTACCTTGGGGTTTGTTTGCTCAATTtcccagaatcgttatttccgttcgcattttttcTCGAATGCCTTTTTCCCCAGTaatggttttttactgaagctgattttcacagtagcgtttttttttttcaatcaaaatcGACACAGACACATTGTCGACAGAGCTCCGtaattaaaattgggaaaaaacgcggtTCTGAAAATAAGATTAAGTAAAAAAGCATAATGGGAAAACATGCGAATTTAAATTTTGCTACTACAAAATTACGATTCTGGTAAATTGATCTATCAAGCCCCTTGAGTGTAGGCCAGACACCCATTATCAGGACGTTGTCATAACATCTTGGCttttaatatccgatttttTGACTGTGCCTTTTAGGGTCCGTACCCAAGGGTTACCATCGTAATTGAACTtgttgttcgtctgtctgtcacaggctTATATCTTTTTACAAGTttctatttagtttcacctgctctgttgtctgtctgtgtgtccgtagtcaaatcttgcaagttgaattcgaccaactttcagtagtcggattgactttaaatttggcatacttatgtaaattgcgtgacaatacaatactttagtagtgacatcctggtaatccAGCCAGGACTgtctccgcaagacggaactcttcaccggttaatggcatcgaaaatttttaccaaaaacttatattaaatcttatcactggctcgtttgccatccagtcgaataaaaaaaaaaagtgtaaaatacaCGTGGAATTTAAGGACTACATACTAACCgaatcatgccatgaccgtactaggaacgtgtcaggaacggaatgtcacgTGACGGCGACGGTTGCTTACGGAACGTGCTAGTggccatagtctcatacttttcgatacaaagaatatatttttgcctgagacgttcctattacggtcatggtatgatacggtatAATGGGTAGTCCTTAACAGTGTATTTGCTGTGGCCGCtacaacaaataacaataaaaaatatgacgtaatagtacattactgcagagtccagtaagtaagccatcctggaCGAGTAGAAGTTTGATGGCCGAACCGCCAGAGGTGAGGCCGTCAATGATACGAGGCCAGGatgcttgtatagtgcttttctcaaaaatgatgatgatggtgatagttAAATGACGGTGattgtgatgtgatgatgatgatgatgatagtgatgatgatgatgatgatgattgttagtgatggtgatgatgatggttggtaGTGAaggtgatgatggtgatgatgataatcatgacatggacccatttcaaaatactagttaataaacttaaataacccaacactgccgctcggcccgcgcgttGTTTGTGACGGCTTCCAAATGTTTAAAGGACCCCGTTACTGTCCAGGAAGtcaatttcatacttactttcTGGACAGTTCGAgattacttcctggacactagcagctagtctccaggatgcgttactttctatgacgtttttgatgacgtaatgcaacatttcataccattttcgagaaaaaaatgtttttgcggcattttttatattgtgtaatACAGACTGAATATAAACTTCCATTATACTTTACACTTTAGGTTAGAATATACTTTAATGTCATTGAAACAAATGTAAGAATCTCTTAATACTCATGTAATTGTGttatatttaagtttaagtGATTATATTAGGTTAGTAATTAAATATACACgtagaaaatattaaattagagataatacggtatttgactattttgtatgtgttttataaattaaaactacacaatgcatgttatcgtatagagaaacaaatttaagctacctttacaaataacaaagttataaaggtttgaaattcaatattagacagagaaagacatactggcatgtgacgtgacacgccagtagcgccgtacttgctgcatagagaaaagcgtttgagaaagagatttttcaaaaaatcgctataaacccaattttcaaccgatttatccttattttcataataatattaagatatggcaaattcagaagttgtcaaataccgtatttaacAAGTGATGGTAcagtagtaaaataataatatgcatgcACTTTTAGTCTATTTACGTTAATTCTAGTTATGTGACCAAAAATTATTTGAtggttttgtatgaaaacaaattcttatacttcttttttttacaataaaaaaaatgaatgatgTCTCGTAAGTTGAACGACTAACTTAAGAAGATAGGTGGGCTGGGCAGGTCATCtcctaaatacaaaaatagcagTCATCTGACGTTGCATCATgcgcgcaaaccaatccctgcattctttctgaattttaaccaatcaacaagcacgtctatttgcaaccgtgaaattgattcgtatttgaattaTTAGTCGTTTTAGCTTACattatggccactttttgtgtggattTTTTtcagttacgcttcctgacttgtTATTTATTcgtggttaaaaaaataatactaattgtTATACAAGTTTTACATTATTtacgatagatggcgctgttccatacagttttttttagccTGTCCAGTCCAGTGTTGGCCATTTGTAAATACAATGATAGCAACGCGCATATATTATACTGCTGTGCTGTATCTTGTTTTAATGGTGCCATTCTACAATGGCTTTATCTacactataaaaaaatcttgtgaaatttatcaaaattcagTATTAAATTGTGTTCCTTCGTTCTAATTGCGTTTTGAGTCTCAAAGTAGATGTAGAACCTCTTTTTtattgaagtcagttaaaaaagaTATTGCAATgtcataattataaacaaattttaatatttttagcgAAGTCTTTACGactaaataaggaaatattaaaaagtatacAATGTAGTACAAAACTCACTATACAGGTGGCCGATTTCCAGTaggggaaagtctgaaactataagtcATACGAAGATCTTAGTAACCATGTCggcgattttaataacaagaaaaactgcattcatacattaaaaaaaaacttgttctcaGTACGGGAAtcaaaccagaggccgtattgtctaacgtttctgacgctcgcaatcgcaatcaaatgacagtttttgtatgcgaaatctgtcatttgattgcgatcgcgatcgccagcgccagaaacgttaggccaTACGGCCAcagtcgttttgaaaaaaaaaaatacattatttctaatttattgaatcaggcgttactttgcggaggtccatatcaatgaactaaaataatttccttgctcacccgcgaccttacgatagctaagcttatgcaaaatatgcgtgtacatgcagttcctccacctccacactgtaagaacacacacaaatcacacaaaccagtcagtgtcagtgtagtgtggtggtggtgatagatgggatattttgcataagcttagctatcgtaaggtcgcgggtgagcaaggaaattattttagttcatttacattatttctatttggatatcgatagtgtaggtcataagcaataaatgttactataaaaCACGATttctagaataaataaaatgcattgttttcatattctttaataatgtatgttttatttatttttcaaaatgtcttggttcgattcccgagttcGGTTCGATGAATGATAAACAGATCTTCGTAtatcgtatagtttcagactttcccatactgattGATCTAACTGAGCCATCCTGTATATTGAATGGACTACTTTATACGGGACCATTATAACCCACTTTTCAAATTGTAAACAGTGGCAAATATTGATATGAATCttaaattagattagattattaaCTGTAATAAGTAATgtagttaaatatatttttatatggaTATTTATTATGATCCAGACTTGTCTTTgcatttacaaaatatacatatttactttTGTGGACTgattattgtgttttattttatcgtaATATTTCACGTTGCCGGTTTATTTTAGccccttttttcattaaaaaacaatttctcaTATGTAGTTGGTATATAAGGTGCTATATAAGATGGGGGCAGAGGAAACGTGGAAGATCACGAAATGAGAAGATGATCTGAAGATGACTGTGAGTGGGTTCAAACtagaaatatacaatacaatacaataactctttattgcacaccaacacagtaagcagtacagaaaacacaagtatatacatagagatttttctaaggtaagcaataggcggccttatcgcttcagagcgatcgctaaatgtatattataaaaaaaaacttctagcatagtgtaggtattatgaaacggtttgtggttgaaattttatattgagtgatactcacaaaactggtcttcaaaatgatgctcattttgatctgaaaacgatatttaatttattactagcggtATAAGAACGGAAATTCGGacaagaactaaagtcactgacatagctggaaagatatgcaaattgaagtggcaatgggcaggccacatcgctcgaagaacagataaccgttgggggaaaaaagtcctcgagtggcgaccacgaaccggaagacgaagcgttggcaggcctcccaccaggtggactgacgacatcgtgagagtagcgggaaaccggtggatgcaagtggcgagttgtcgttcattgtggcgttctaagggggaggcctttgtccagcagtggacgtcttcgggctgatgatgatgatgatgatggtataagaacaattatataactttactattattaaaagaaaccaataagatacctttatcttttcgttttacatacagtaaaagtacaacgtacctatcataataatatgacgTCATATTAGTAGTTGGCTCTCTCGCGTCTCTCTGTCTAATCGACAATTTAAACACACCCTTCTCTCTTCATTCTCTTCATATCTTCGTCTAAtcttgtcaaaaaataaatgtatttttttccttaCATTGAACATTTGGCTTTTTGCTGTGTCGCGGtttaagtaataagtaattaatgttACCAGTAATTGTAGAGTAGTTCCCTTCTGTTCATATACAGGTTGTAATTTTAATGGTTAAAGCTTTTTACATTTTAAGACGTGTAATATTTCCGTTGAAGTCTTTCTGGCACCTACTTCCAGTAGTGGGATTATATAACTATTAAAAATTGGAATACCTCTAGTCTAAAAGGTAAGGgcatgaaaactaaaaaaaaaacgtgatggGAGAAAATGTATCAAATTGGtgtactaatgtttcggcgaaaattatcaAGCAAATTATTAGCTTCCAAACTATTtattccatatttttatttaggccaaatgttatttcccaactcaacatttcgcactgatatcatttcccagctaatcatttgataaattaattatgcaaattattacctgagatttttttaagatgtcatttatgttttggtcaaatgtattgattggcataagTACCTGATTGGCATagttagcaacatattgaatggcatccaacttTCTTTCcactataaaaaaacctaacatcgaaggctaaggcctTCTGCCTAAACTctctcgctcgcttcgctcgctcgcacaaattttgaagtaaatctttgcaatttttaaaattggcaaaaatgttctttgacaatttgttatttgtctAAGCCAATCATGctacataaaagtgtgatgaagtaaaattttgcaatataaaaacgttgcgaaataagaaaaaggcGATGTAAAGTCATGCCaacgattggtttgccaaatgaaacttcggcgaaagattggttgctaagtgatttttagcgaaacatatttcgccgaaaaggcagtacaccgtaTCAAATTAAATATAGGAAATTAATTATGCTAATATCATAGGTGTTCATACAGCGATTACTTTCTATCACAACCGCAAGTTCGTTTGTTCCCCTATCTTATAAAAAAGATGTTCATTACGAAAAcatgaattattttatataaggcttgggccaaatgccacagtgttgcggtTGATTCTGCAGAATTGCAGAATCAGTTGCACGGCAGCaaagcaataattaaaaaaaaaacaaacaaaaaataagctaaaacactcacaaacaaatttaatgtaaataactaCAAGATCACAACAGTGGATAAAGATGAAAGAAACCTGAAATACTAAAACCGGGTGACACTTTTTTCCGGCCCAATAATACCGACATAGAAATAACGACTCTTTTCTTCGTGTAGCttatgtcagtttctatgggcgtgtacacgaaaaacagggtcggtatttccatgttgatattatccgtgccgggaaagagtgtcacccctaAAACCAAAAAGCAAAACTTGCTACCACCATAAACGCTGCCAGCAGaattcttttatattatatatttcttcAACCACCCTGTATGTTCGGCAGAGCAACTGTCATTCTCATtgacgccattttgttttttattcaatgttttgtttttgcgaTAGGTACTCTTCAAACCGGAACTGAACAACTTGTAAACGAACCACACCGGTGaactaaataaacttttttcttttaagggttccgtatccgaAGGATGAATGGAaccttattttattactgtCGCTTCgctgtccgttcgtctgtcacagggctgtatctcgaGAACTGTAATAGATAGGAAGCCTTTACACATAATTGTGTATTTTAATGCCGGgtgcaattaataaaaataaaataaaatttgaagttAAAGGGGCCGCCAAACAAGAAACGCATCGTTTACGGCTCTACCTTATGAACGTAAAGgggtacagtcgagtttttataattctgagtaaaaaatccatcaaaaatatctgaacacgcttctatgccaTTAACAATACAGttgtgttcacatatttttgctcagaagttttataaactcgactgtaggtacttagagCTAGACGTTTAATTTTTTAgacatgtttgttttgttcatttTTAGTGTGCCCTTTGCCCTTTGTTGTCTTTTTCAGAAGTCggctacttatgtaaatctgatgacaatacaataatctggcagtaaCGTCCTGGTGGTCCAACCGGGATcttctctgcaggacggaactcctcaacggttaatggcattgaaaAGTGCAGTcagaaataaaatcttgtagatattcaaaatgaaatttttaataaaatttattactttgctcacccgcgaccttaaagaAGGTTGaagctcgcgggtgagcaaagtaattgttttagttcgttgatatggacctccgcaaagtaacgcctgatacaataaattatataaaaacgtattgttaataataattattataataataacacaatCATTTATTAAGACACGACTaactacacaaataaaaaaatacgcgtgagcaggtggcaatgggctcagcACTACTAcgacgaaactcgaagttcgtatcgtaccgtccctctcgctctcgtattaaataatataagtctcaggggaccgcacgacacgaacttcgagtttcgtagtaaccctgcaggctcagcatgtgctgcgagcaaaaaaaaacttccagcgctgattttcagcctgcaaCCGTCCCACAGCGTAAAAATTAATTCTAGAGCcgtaaactgaaaaaaaaaggtttgctaacagtacctaactaacaaaaaaaaatgttggttGTTACATAACtagagtgactacaaaactaaggcctgatagtagctaaaagttaggtgatgtcttacaaaatcagttttgcattCGATTCTTAtaatgtgtttgtatgtttgtccgtctttcacgtcgaaacggagcgacggatcatcgtgatttttggcatagagatagtttatgggccagagactgacataggctactttttaccccggaaaaatgcacagttctcgagggaacagagCGTGAgaaccgaattacacgcgggcgaagccgcgggcaaaagctagcattagcataattttggttcctaattaataaattttagctAATTAGTAGCCAAACTAGATAAGGCTGCATTGCCGATCCCTATTTGTTTCTTGCTTGACCCTAGCCTTAGACAGGGGAAGTTATAAGTTCGAAGGGGCTTCTGCCTTCCAGGGGATCACAGTAAatggcaaaataaataaaaaattgacggGATAATGAATAGCGACATAATAAATGGCGTTATCCTTCACTCGTGATAAAATCGGCAATTACTGAACCAATTACGATGCAAATTTGATCAGGTGCCCGATCTGTTAGTGTCATTACGTTAGGATGACCAGGGGATCAGTGAGAGATGATTTTACAACGAAAGCGAACTGTTAAATCGTTATTTTGGCTGGTAGAGatcgaaagaaaaaaagaaagaatgaaaaatagtttatttacagTCTTAACATTACCACACCAGAACAAGATATCTATAGGGTTCCGTCATTAGAATCGAGCCGAGtgacgctgaaaaaaaaaatacttttcgtttatattattttaggtttgttttttatttgccgaggcgtcattttatttattacgtaattttattattgttttggaCCTctcttgtactattacttattctgtgtacaataatgataataatgagggaacccccccccccccctccatgTAGGAAAAAATCTGCcaactttttcttcttttttatttcataagaaTGTATCCTTCATTCCGCAATtaatgtttggcaacctgattcatttcgcaacttttcatttcgcaagctctaaaactgtaaatatttcaggattaatTTTCGGGGCCATcttgtagaaccctttaggttaggttaggttagttttataaaaattctgaaatatatacagtttcaaaaatattaagcagttgcgaaatgaaaagttgagaaatgaatcaggttgccaaacgttaattgcgaaacattagtgaacctaAGAATGTATACATAGACACAGagcaagttaaaataaaagtttgtaaaaatagATTAGCCGATAAAATACTTCTCATATGGTCACAATAGTCATTTAATTCTGATAACAGGGCACCTGTCTGTCACCGACATTTACGTGATTTGATTAAAGGTAATGAATGATGAACtaaaacagttactttgctcacccgcgaccttatgatagctaagcttatgcaagatatgcatgttcatgcagttcctccatctccacactgtaagaacacacatgaatcacacaaacccatctatcaccaccaccgcactacattgacgcgtttcgaactcaaccagagctcatcttcagagcaacacaaccgtacaccatgccaAATGTTAGACTTCAATATACTTTTAGGGATAACTTcgcctttgtattttttttagttgttttctttttgtgttattttgtgttttatgtacaataaaaagtatttacatacatacatacatatatttttcaGCCGTGAGACTTtgcacttaataaaaaaaatattacctattaatttaaagtaaatattttacaatataatgTGGAGGCCTATGGCGTATAGGAGACGTTTATATGCCTGTCAGGAGGCCTCGCTCTTCccgatgtacagtcaagttcataaacttgtgagcaaaaattcacttaaaaaatatctgaacacgactctattgttaacggcgtaggaGTGTGTTCAGACATTGTTGATCAAATTtctgctcacaagtttatgaactcgattgtacaTGTCGTTTGCCCTTCGATGAGTGCAGTTGAAGTTATTTAGTTAacttatttagtaaataatttaatactttattttgcaatttgaaaaataaaataaagtataactaaactatttcaaattaaagaaaattacaaatcaattcagaaaagtaaaatattaaattaaagaaataaaacaaaaatatcaatatccCTCCGTATCGTAGGTACTTGGCCCAAACTTACATAATGtctttttatgtaaatattattttttatgttaaattttatatacCTTTATAAGTACGTGTAAGTCAACACGAAGGACGCGATCGCCTTCGTTATAAAACCGTGGGAATCGCAAAGGGTTTCTTTCTCCGTAATTATAGTATTAGTAAAACATGAGAGAGAGAATAATTGCGAGCTCTGATTGGTTGATTATACCTTCGATTGTTCCTTCAGTGACGTATGAGGAATAATCCGACAgcagctttatttttttaaattcacaaCGCGGATCCACCATTTTATATTAAGTAGATCTTTAAAAAATGCAAGCATTATCTGtactgtacctattttattttatatgacttcaaaaatggaggaggttctatgATCTATGCTAgactatttatgtatttatgttaatctactaatattataaatgtgaaattgtgagtatataagtatgtgtgtgtgtgtgtgtgtctagaaacacataggctactatttatcccgatattcccatacAGTAGAAGTACCGTTTTTGGCTAACTTAGGACCGTTTTTGGCAATGATACCTGAAGtaatacagttgtggtcatataattaagaacgatttttttatagagaaaattttttctgaaactgaCAGGTAGTGTTACTAACtgtatttcatatattttaaacttctctcggtatcgttaAAACTTTTCCTTACTGCGGTATAttctttatacatataattgtagcattaataaaaaggaaaatatattttattataatctaaACCTGGATAATACTACTATACACTAGTCAATAATTAAGAAAgctgaattatttatttcaaattttctaAATAAGAACGGACCGCCAATAAAGT encodes:
- the LOC141443199 gene encoding LHFPL tetraspan subfamily member 2a protein-like, translated to MDPERELSLFGVLGLLLYPWGWGSTRVRKLCGENSEPYLPGDCSIGWSLFVTATGVAQIFLASALSKSADRAANSDKVQFQMDEGKQLICLA